One segment of Thermococcus profundus DNA contains the following:
- a CDS encoding type II toxin-antitoxin system VapC family toxin produces MRFIDANVFIYAFLKPKKEPPENVRTIKEMAKEILKRVSEGEEVVTTVVHISEVANVIESRAGKKKAVEILMGILTAENIKVLDVSTSDYLKAALMAEEKNLGINDALAYVKMKEAGISEVYTFDRDFERLDVKVVRD; encoded by the coding sequence GTGAGGTTCATAGATGCCAACGTTTTCATATATGCGTTCCTCAAGCCTAAAAAGGAACCGCCGGAGAACGTCAGAACCATCAAGGAGATGGCTAAGGAGATACTCAAAAGGGTCAGCGAGGGAGAAGAGGTAGTTACCACTGTCGTCCACATCAGCGAGGTTGCCAACGTAATCGAGAGCAGGGCGGGGAAGAAAAAAGCAGTTGAGATACTGATGGGCATACTAACGGCGGAGAACATCAAAGTGCTGGACGTGTCGACCTCTGATTATTTGAAAGCGGCCCTCATGGCAGAGGAAAAGAACCTCGGAATAAACGACGCCTTGGCTTACGTGAAAATGAAGGAAGCTGGCATCTCCGAGGTCTATACCTTTGACAGGGACTTTGAGAGGCTCGATGTTAAGGTTGTGAGGGATTGA
- a CDS encoding MraZ C-terminal domain-containing protein — translation MEVLVKRLDSQGRLLLPKELREKLGDEVIIVDLGDRVELLPRKKVNFTKFFDSVEIEELDEWEKLKRELWSK, via the coding sequence ATGGAAGTTTTGGTGAAGAGACTGGATTCCCAGGGGAGGCTTCTCCTCCCGAAGGAGCTGAGGGAGAAGCTGGGGGATGAAGTAATCATAGTTGACCTCGGGGACAGGGTTGAGCTCCTTCCGAGGAAAAAGGTTAATTTCACTAAGTTCTTTGACAGCGTCGAGATTGAGGAGCTCGACGAATGGGAGAAACTTAAGAGGGAGCTGTGGTCGAAGTGA
- a CDS encoding AAA family ATPase — translation MRIIPRRTELEKINVSGWKMIYGRRKTGKTFLARNFIDYRRYFFVNRNGSILDVDSRKVLTYEDFKDELLRELENGRIVVDEFHRLPEEFLDLLHAYSGNGELLLITSTLWLAMRLLGKRESPLLGTVLPVKVGLIDEREIVMELSKEVSGKELVEAATYLREPVLVPLYQPPLRQFLASYLQSSGAMIAELVGEAFSEEEVSLSEVYLAVLHSIADGKSKSGEIGNYLLSRGLIESPSSVQKYLKVLTAMGLIEKRPIHGKKKRFRYAIASPLLDLHFYLEAKYGYTEMDTPLEFIRRVIDEKLPRHIESFTESLLAKVYGLRPVSVELPELELDIALQGFRKLEIVGEVKWKVRVKREEIAKIEDKLGQFDCRKLLIVPDEAVLERKPEGIEVLTPSDLVELAEKSLGESTHL, via the coding sequence ATGAGAATCATTCCACGCAGAACCGAACTTGAGAAGATCAATGTGTCAGGCTGGAAGATGATCTACGGGAGGAGGAAAACGGGAAAGACATTCCTGGCCAGGAACTTCATTGACTACAGGAGGTACTTCTTCGTCAACAGGAATGGGAGCATCCTCGACGTGGACTCCAGAAAGGTTCTAACGTACGAGGATTTCAAGGACGAGCTTCTCAGAGAGCTGGAAAATGGAAGGATTGTAGTTGACGAGTTCCACCGCCTTCCGGAGGAGTTCCTCGACCTCCTCCACGCATATTCCGGAAATGGCGAGCTCCTACTGATAACCTCAACGCTCTGGCTCGCCATGAGGCTCCTGGGGAAAAGGGAAAGCCCTCTCCTGGGGACGGTCCTTCCAGTTAAGGTGGGTCTCATAGATGAGAGGGAAATAGTGATGGAGCTTTCGAAGGAGGTGAGTGGAAAAGAGCTGGTGGAGGCGGCAACTTACCTGAGAGAGCCGGTTCTCGTTCCCCTCTACCAGCCCCCACTCAGGCAGTTCCTGGCTTCCTATCTACAATCATCTGGGGCCATGATAGCAGAGCTCGTTGGAGAAGCCTTCTCCGAGGAAGAGGTCAGCCTTTCGGAGGTTTATCTGGCGGTTCTCCATTCAATAGCGGACGGGAAGTCAAAGAGCGGGGAGATAGGGAACTACCTCCTCTCGCGGGGCCTCATAGAGTCCCCCTCAAGCGTTCAGAAGTACCTCAAGGTTCTCACGGCAATGGGGCTGATAGAGAAAAGACCCATCCATGGAAAGAAGAAGCGGTTCCGCTACGCCATAGCCTCTCCCCTTCTGGATCTCCACTTCTACCTTGAAGCCAAGTACGGTTACACCGAGATGGACACACCCCTGGAGTTCATAAGGCGCGTAATAGACGAGAAGCTTCCCAGGCACATTGAAAGCTTCACCGAATCCCTGCTGGCCAAAGTCTACGGCTTAAGACCAGTTAGCGTTGAGCTACCGGAGCTTGAGCTCGACATAGCCCTTCAGGGATTCCGGAAGCTCGAAATCGTTGGGGAGGTCAAGTGGAAAGTCCGCGTCAAACGCGAGGAGATAGCGAAGATCGAGGACAAACTGGGCCAGTTTGACTGCAGAAAGCTCCTCATAGTGCCCGATGAAGCAGTACTGGAGCGCAAGCCCGAGGGAATCGAAGTTTTGACACCATCGGATCTCGTGGAGCTCGCCGAAAAGAGCCTAGGGGAAAGCACTCACCTTTAA
- a CDS encoding archaeosine biosynthesis radical SAM protein RaSEA has translation MTYWTSEDNVAGKTGTALFIILPTIGCYRFRVGEPCYMCAYPTAAPKVMWSQEAIVDYVREALKKIEGKKGPFAVRMFTSGSFLDNGELKPETRRKIFEILSELDDVEEIVIESRSELVRYDAVKELAEIVPDKHFEVAIGLETANDEIADVSINKGNTFSEFVKAAEITHKAGAKVKTYLLLKPIFLSERDGIEDAKASIIKAEPYTDTFSINITDIQKGTLYERLWEKKEYRPPWLWSAVEVLTWAKKKFPHKRILSDPVGAGSRRGPHNCLTDYDRIIGRAIKKFSATQDLSYLENLEPECRERWRYIVENGLLDWQLVTW, from the coding sequence ATGACGTACTGGACGAGCGAGGACAACGTGGCCGGAAAGACGGGGACGGCCCTCTTCATAATCCTGCCAACGATAGGCTGCTACCGCTTCCGCGTCGGTGAGCCGTGCTACATGTGCGCCTATCCAACCGCCGCGCCGAAGGTGATGTGGAGCCAGGAGGCAATAGTGGACTACGTGAGGGAAGCACTCAAAAAGATTGAAGGAAAGAAGGGGCCCTTTGCCGTGAGGATGTTCACCTCGGGCTCATTCCTCGACAACGGCGAGCTCAAACCGGAAACGAGGAGGAAAATCTTCGAAATCCTCTCCGAGCTTGATGATGTTGAGGAGATAGTCATCGAGAGCAGGAGCGAGCTCGTCAGATACGACGCCGTTAAAGAGCTTGCTGAGATAGTCCCGGACAAGCACTTTGAGGTCGCCATCGGTCTTGAGACTGCCAACGATGAGATAGCCGACGTCTCCATCAACAAGGGAAATACGTTCTCCGAATTTGTGAAAGCAGCCGAAATAACCCACAAAGCCGGCGCCAAGGTCAAAACCTACCTCCTCCTCAAGCCGATCTTCCTCTCCGAGCGCGACGGGATTGAAGATGCAAAGGCGAGCATAATCAAGGCTGAGCCCTACACGGACACGTTCTCAATCAACATAACAGACATCCAGAAGGGGACGCTCTACGAGAGGCTGTGGGAGAAGAAGGAGTACAGGCCGCCGTGGCTCTGGAGTGCGGTTGAGGTCCTAACCTGGGCAAAGAAGAAGTTCCCCCACAAGAGAATCCTGAGCGACCCCGTTGGTGCCGGTTCTAGGAGGGGACCGCACAACTGCCTCACCGACTACGACAGAATCATCGGAAGGGCGATAAAGAAGTTCTCGGCAACCCAGGATTTGAGCTACTTGGAGAACCTCGAGCCGGAATGCCGCGAGCGCTGGAGATACATCGTCGAGAATGGCCTCTTAGACTGGCAGCTAGTGACGTGGTGA
- a CDS encoding 2-oxoglutarate ferredoxin oxidoreductase subunit delta has translation MADVEGKTVVVKENYLVTGKAEGVVEIDVDTFLCKGCGICVEMCPRKVFEWSKELSEKGVHYPVPVHAEKCVKCKLCELLCPDFAISVRW, from the coding sequence ATGGCAGACGTCGAAGGGAAAACCGTTGTCGTAAAGGAGAACTACCTGGTGACTGGCAAAGCGGAGGGCGTCGTTGAAATTGACGTCGACACTTTTCTATGCAAGGGGTGCGGGATCTGCGTTGAGATGTGCCCCAGAAAGGTCTTTGAGTGGAGCAAGGAGCTCAGTGAAAAGGGCGTCCACTACCCAGTCCCGGTTCACGCGGAGAAGTGCGTCAAGTGCAAGCTCTGCGAGCTGCTCTGCCCCGACTTCGCCATCTCGGTAAGGTGGTGA